The Thermosynechococcus sp. CL-1 genomic interval GCTTCGGTGACATAGCTTTTGGGAACGCCGTGGGCACTAAAGAAAATCACGGCTTCGTCGGGGTTGGGGCATTGGTCGAGTTCTTGGCGAATCAAGTCCGCCATAGCCGCCACATAGCCGGGGTGGTTGTACCAAGAAGGGATCAGCGTATAGCGAATCTTTTGCAATTCAGGGTCTTGGTTCCACAGGCTCTCTAGGAGGCGAAAACTAGAGCCACTGGTGCTAATGGAAAACTGCGGGTAAAGAGGTAAAATCACTAGATCGCGAATTTGATCTGCTTTGATTTGGGCGATCGCCTCCTCGGTAAAGGGGTGCCAGTAGCGCATACCAATGTACAAATTGGCCTCAATGCCAATGCCTCCTAGGGCATCCTTGAGGGCACGGGCTTGCTGTTCAGTCATCCGCCGCAGGGGAGAGCCGCCACCAATTTGGGCATAGTTGGCCTGAGAGCGCCGGGCACGACTGGCGGAGATAAACCAAGCAAGCGGCTTTTGCAGCCAACGGAAGGGTAGGCGAATAATTTCGGGATCAGAGAACAGGTTGTACAAAAAGGGGCGCACATCCTCGGGGCGATCGGGCCCCCCTAAATTGAGAAGTAGTACACCTGTTTGGCTCGCCATTCCCAAAATCACCTAAATCTTTTCGCGATCGCTTTCTTATTGTGACATACTCTCAGGATCTCAAGGGGAAAAAATCTCGGTAAGGTAGGGATGAGAGAATGCGGTTGATGTGTGCAAACGGTGACCTACGCAATTGATTTTGGAACCAGTAATACGTTGGTGGCGCGGTGGAATTATGCCACCCAAGCGGCGGAAGCGGTAACGCTCTCTGGACTCTCGGTGGGGTTTGGTGAGGTACCGGCGCTCATTCCTAGCTTGGCCTATGTGGAGGATGCCAGTGTCCCCCTTGTGGTGGTGGGGCAGCAGGTGCGCGATCGCGGGTTTGATGTCGTGGGCGATCGTCGCTTTTTCTCGCGGTTTAAGCGGGGGATTGGCGCCACCGTACAGGGCTATTTACCCGAGCTGGATGGCTGTTCTTTGAGCTTTGAAACCATTGGCACGTGGTTTTTGCAAGCCCTGTTGAAGGAACTGAAACACACTAGCGGCGGCGATGTCGAACAGGGGTTGATCTTCACCGTGCCGGTGGATAGCTTTGAAACCTATCGCAGTTGGCTGTTGCAGGTGTGTGAGGGGTTTGCCATTGAGCAAATTCGCCTCTTGGATGAACCCACGGCCGCGGCCTTAGGTTA includes:
- the hemH gene encoding ferrochelatase; amino-acid sequence: MASQTGVLLLNLGGPDRPEDVRPFLYNLFSDPEIIRLPFRWLQKPLAWFISASRARRSQANYAQIGGGSPLRRMTEQQARALKDALGGIGIEANLYIGMRYWHPFTEEAIAQIKADQIRDLVILPLYPQFSISTSGSSFRLLESLWNQDPELQKIRYTLIPSWYNHPGYVAAMADLIRQELDQCPNPDEAVIFFSAHGVPKSYVTEAGDPYQEEIEACVKLIMAALNRPNVHVLAYQSRVGPVEWLQPYTEDVIPELAAQGVKTLVVVPISFISEHIETLQEIDIEYREIAEEAGIEVFRRVPALNDHKGFIAALAQLVKDALAAPPRTFAEVNKSRKRVKLYPQERWEWGMTSAAERWNGRLAMLGFLALIIELISGQGPLHMLGLL